The Coccidioides posadasii str. Silveira chromosome 2, complete sequence genomic interval AGCTAGCCTTGCAGTGCCTGGTGATGTCACGGACCTAGAAAATGTGCCATGGGGGCAGAAGGCTACATACAGCTTATACGCAAAGCGGTCGATGggcagaaaaagagattGGTCGGAAGTTAACCCCGAAAAACCACGTTATGAAACGACCAGTCCCATTGGCACTAAAAATTCCGAGTCCATTGGGAACCCAAACTTACATCTTCTCTCAAAACGGCCACAGTTGACAGCTCGTCATTCTTTCGCTGGCCATGGAACTCTTCGAAATGAAGGCACCCGGCGTGAAGCAGAATCCAGGACTGCAAATCCAAGACCTGGTGCTGCAACACGGAGAAAGAGCGAGTCCGGAACATCGGAGAGGCCTACAAGAGGAGTTTTGAATCGGGCAAAACTTGAGGAGGATTCCTCAACGTCTAGCAACAATCGGGTTGATTTCAGTGATGAATCGGCCCAAACTAATATTTCTAACCCAGTTGCGGCCGTATTTCAAGTACCGCGCTCTCTGGAATTGGAGCCAAACTCGTTGATTAAGCGGACTGGGATTGCGAAACTTTTTGGTCGAGCGAAGCCAGCCGTTCTAACGAGGCAATATGCCGAAGACCCATCCTCAGGTCAAACCATAACTTCGGTACATCGTCATAAAGATGTGGTCCAAACAACTCCCCGTGAGGAGCATCCTTCGAAGATGGTTTCAAGCCAGCGTCACTCCCAGAGCCGTCCCGGGATGATGAGAGCGCCTTTATCAATTCTCGGCGAAGAGGTCGAGTCTGAATATGTCTCTGCTTTAGAAGCATATGAGGAATATGAACAAGTTCCCCCTTCTCCATGGTCGCAGTCTCCTGCACCATCTCCGGCCCCCCTGGCAAAACCGGATGAGAACCCGTTCTTCACCAATCCTGAAGTAGACGAAGATACCTTCGCTTCGAGTCCACCGCCTCACGACTATTCCGAGACCCAGCCTTTACAGGCCATTGGTGTTGACTCGTCAAAAACGGTGATTCATATACCACTACTGTATTCCCCCCCTTCGAAACCACCCGACCCGACGACGTTGCGATTTCCTGTTGCTATCATTTCCCTCCTAGCGCCCATCGTTCCCTACCCGTCAAATCTACGAGTTTCTCTAGCATATCTTATGCCCCACCTTACCACTTCGTTTTGCCTAGCACAGAAATACAGTCAGTTGGAGAAGCAGTTGTCAAACTCATCTGTTGGAAGGTATAGTCAGCTTCTAGGGCTTGGCGGCACCTTTTCCGATGAAGGAAGTGAACTCGAACTCGTTGCAGGGTTGACGGGCCAAGTCAATCCGCAGGGAGAGAACGCCTCTGCTGGTCGTTCTTCTATTTCAAGCCCTGCTGTTGCATCACACTTGCTGCGATCTGCCTCTGACTTTTCGACATCTGCTTTGGATCTTCCGAGTGGTGGATTAcgaaaagatattttcttgaGTCCTGGACCACTGACACAAACCGGAGTAGAATCAACGGATAGCTACTTCAAGTCAAAGCGGCCCGGTCTCATCCGGAGTCAGCATTCTAAATGCTCACGCGATTCGAAACCCGGAGAAACCCCCTCGAGCCCATCCAGCCCTGCCCTACAGCAAGAAGGGGGATCAGGATATGACGAGCTCACACCGAGGGATACTTCATCTATCTCAGATCCTTCACAGGCGTACGGGATGCCATTTTCTCGCCACCCTTCCTCTACATCCATTGCCACCCAGCTACATCGTGATCTCCAGTCCCGTCCTTTCTCGGATACAATAGCGCAGCTGATACTTAACTCCGTTCCCCTACACCTGTTTCTTGCTAAGTCCCCTACCGGCGAGGTGATTTGGACAAATACAAAGTTCGATACGTACAGAAGATACCCTCAAGGGCCACGAATAAAAGATCCGTTTCAAAATGTTCACAGCAGTGAATATAACAATGTGATAACCGAATGGACCAAAGCCCTGCGAACGGGATCTCAATTCACTGAACGGGTTCGAGTAAGACGCTTGAATGACGAAACATCTTATCGCTGGTTCATCTTCAGGGCCAATCCCTTAATATCCTCTACCGGAGAACTTCTCTACTGGATTGGCTCATTCCTTGACGTTCATGAGCAGCACATCGCCGAGCTGAAGACTGCACTAGAAAGAGAAACGTTTGCCACTGATGCAAAATACAGAGCTCTGGCCAATTCAATACCCCAGGTTGTATTCGAAGCTGCTGAGTATCGAGGTCTTATCTCAGCCAATCAACAGTGGGAGCTGTACACAGGCCAGTCTCTCGAAGAGGCTAAGAATTTGGGCTTTGCGAAGTATATCCATCGGGATGATCTCAAAAAATGCGGCATTATTACTCCACCTCAAGTTATTCCCGAGTTTACCAGTGCCACTGAATTTGGCCGAATTCTGTCAGATGCTCATATGTCTCAGCCGCCTAAGCCAGAGCGATCATCAGAAGATTCTACTTCATCACCGAGGGCCCAAGTTCACGGTGGTGATCTGTCGAGTGAAGGATCTCGCTTCAGTCGGGGCGTGACTGAAGCACTTCAAGACCTAGTTCAAAAAGGTGTTGTTACAATACAATGTGATGAAAACGGGCGCCATTCATATTCTACTGAAATCCGATTCCGGTCGAGGAAGGGAGACTTCCGCTGGCACCTCGTAAGGCTTGTCAAGGTCGAAACAACCGATTTTGGAAACGGAGAGGCGTCATGGTACGGCACATGCACCGACATAAATGATCGGAAGATACTCGAAAAGGAGTTAAACATGGCAATGCAGAAGTTGAATCGTGAGATGGAGTCAAAAACTAAGTTCTTTACAAATATGTCCCATGAGATCCGAACACCGCTGAATGGAATTCTGGGCACAATACCATTCATTCTTGACACGAATCTGGATTCTGATCAGCGACGCATGCTTGAGACGATCCAAAACAGTTCGACCAACCTACGCGAACTTGTGGATAACATATTGGACGTGTCGAAGGTGGAAGCaggaaagatgaatattctTCGGCAGTGGTTCCACGTCCGCTCTACGCTTGAAGATTCTATCGACACCATTGCGTCGAGAGCTATTGATAAGGGCTTAGAACTAAATTATGTCTTCGAGCCTGATGTACCTTCAATGGTTTTCGGGGACAGGTTCCGGATCCGCCAGATTCTTATCAATCTCATTGGTAATGCGGTCAAGTTCACCTCTCAAGGCGAAATTTTTATTCGCTGTTCGATTCACCACGATCCAGAGAGCAAACTTGAGAAGTCGGAGTTCCTGATCAACTTCGAGGTGATTGATACGGGCAAGGGTTTTAGTGCTAGGGATGCTCAGCAATTGATGCAGAGATTCAGCCAAATTGAAAACGATGACGCACCACAACATGCAGGAAGTGGCCTAGGCCTCTTCTTATCAAAACAAATTGCCGAGATGCATGGCGGTCGTCTAACGCCGACAAGTATGGAAGGCCGAGGCGCTAAGTTCTCTTTCTATGTCAAAGTCAGTGCCGCTCCTACACAAGCACCTCAGACGTTAGAATCTAtcgaaaagaaaatatctaCTCGGGTTTCTGCAGACGCCGCTGTCGAAAGCTCGACGGCTAGTCAAATCTCTTCCAGTGCGCAGTCAGAAATCAGCCCCGAGTCAGCGAACTCGGGTAGCTTCCTTTCTACGCGTTCTGGATCAGCTAGCACGCCTAAATCCGGTCTATCCACCAGGCACAAACCAGTACAATTCAGTTCCGCAGTACATGATGCGTACGCTGCAAAAATGAATAGTCAAGGTTCTCCATTGGTGCCCGCTTCAAGGCCAGGAACGACTGAGGAGGCGAAGAAGAGCGATACCTCCGAAAGACCTCCGCACCCGTCGACCTATTCTGTGTTGATAATATGTCCATTCGATTATGCGCGCGAGGCTATTAAGCAACATATTGAACAGGTCGTCCCTCTCGATGTTCCAGTTAACGTAACTTCAATCCTTGACTTGGACGATTGGAAAGAGCTGATTAACAATAACGAACGTCCTATTTTTACTCACCTCGTGTTGAATTTACCGGATGTCGATGACATAAAAGAAATTATGCAGAATGTGCTCCAATTCGAAGCGGCTCGATCGCCTACCGTCGTCATTGCCGCCGATGCATACATGAAACGTGGGCTAAGCGACTTTATCTCAGAGTTTGTATCTGCAGGGAGGAAAGGTTTCATTCTGCCTAAACCGCTGAAACCTTCGACATTCTCGGCAATTTTTGATCCTCTCAGCAAGCGTGAGCTCAGCAAGGATAGGAATCAAGCCACGGCTAGAGCGATGGACGATAGCTTCAAGACTATGTCAAAGATAGTCAAGGAGATGATCGGTAACAAGGGCCATCGGGTTTTGCTTGTGGAAGATGATGAAACGAATCGAGCTGTAAGCCATCATCCCCTCCCGCTAACGGAAACTCGTGCTAAAATATCCGTTTTAGGTTATGTTGAAATATCTAGAAAAAGTTAAACTCAGATCTGAGGTTGCTGGGAATGGCCAAGAGTGCATCGATATggtattctccaaagaacCAGGATATTACTCACTCATCATTGTAAGTCAAATATTACCAAGCTAGGTTTGCACGCTTGAAATCCCTTGTTAACAAGCGTTTGATGCTGTAGTGCGACATTCAGATGCCTGTCAAGGATGGCTATGAAACTTGTCGCGAAATCCGGTCTTGGGAGGCAAAAAATCATTTCCCTCAAATTCCTATCATGGCTCTTTCAGCAAATGCCATGACAGACCAAATTGATGATGCTGCGCGTGCAGGATTCAATGACTATGTCACAAAACCCATTAAACACAACGAACTTGGTCAAATGATGATGGCACTCCTTGAACCACAGGCTACCCGAATTCTGCTTGAAGGTCGAAGGGGATAAAGTCTGATCAATTCGCTGGCAATCTCGATTCCACTTTTACAATCCATCAATCTTATTATGTCTTTCTGGTTTGTTTTACTCTTGATTCCTGGACACTTTTTTCATTCTCTGTCTCTGGTGCATTCAATAGGTGTTGTGTGGTTAGTATAAACGATGGGAGGCATGGGTGACGGAAATGGCAAAAGAGAAAACACGGCATGCAATGTGTACTCACTGGCGCAGGTCTGGTTCTCTCATCAGGGTGGGCAGTTTGCTTTCTTCCGTCTACTTTTAACGTTGATACATGCAGCGAATACCCCCAACATGCGATGAGAAATGCATGGTTGCGGGTTTCTAtgaattttcttttgctgCATTTTGTGCATGAGCCTTTGGGCCTTAGACATGACTGACTCTGCAAGCAATGGTGAATATATCCCACCTGTTGAGTCCTGATCCTTTGCTTTCACAATTAGTTGCAGTCACTGGTTCTGCTCCTTGCTTTTCATTGTTATTTCAGtcacctttttttccttttgaaaTTTCTGGTATGAATTGGTATCTATGAACAGTTTGTTCTCTTCTGAAAATTATGTAACTATAGTATTATATTTTTCATCAACACAACAGCTCCCGGGATGAATGCGTAACCATGTCCATCCACTAAATCCAGCAGCATGCTTGTCAATGCAGGCTTCTCCGGCCAAACGCTCGGAATCTCTTGACTCCACCATCGGGGATGAGGGTCA includes:
- a CDS encoding uncharacterized protein (EggNog:ENOG410PFP0~COG:T~BUSCO:158at33183) → MRTSCLSMSQDEMPQASESANTPETAHPSQQPSQNTHGASIDATQGKRQSMQTLEELRQKMKDRFVHQHSQVKEYLGELSLTSPDIGYSRQVLREMRSTPSTPLRPPTSPQVKSTTNSHKRASSQDMDSSYPFPSTISQKTPLEHVTRSREDHRMFNPRSTRGSLKKKLGKQPDARSTPERTYYAPPKREFLPSDAANVMEDPTYPSPNLYDLALYLNGDAGLEGWWSNVSQILRRHYGAERASLAVPGDVTDLENVPWGQKATYSLYAKRSMGRKRDWSEVNPEKPRYETTSPIGTKNSESIGNPNLHLLSKRPQLTARHSFAGHGTLRNEGTRREAESRTANPRPGAATRRKSESGTSERPTRGVLNRAKLEEDSSTSSNNRVDFSDESAQTNISNPVAAVFQVPRSLELEPNSLIKRTGIAKLFGRAKPAVLTRQYAEDPSSGQTITSVHRHKDVVQTTPREEHPSKMVSSQRHSQSRPGMMRAPLSILGEEVESEYVSALEAYEEYEQVPPSPWSQSPAPSPAPLAKPDENPFFTNPEVDEDTFASSPPPHDYSETQPLQAIGVDSSKTVIHIPLLYSPPSKPPDPTTLRFPVAIISLLAPIVPYPSNLRVSLAYLMPHLTTSFCLAQKYSQLEKQLSNSSVGRYSQLLGLGGTFSDEGSELELVAGLTGQVNPQGENASAGRSSISSPAVASHLLRSASDFSTSALDLPSGGLRKDIFLSPGPLTQTGVESTDSYFKSKRPGLIRSQHSKCSRDSKPGETPSSPSSPALQQEGGSGYDELTPRDTSSISDPSQAYGMPFSRHPSSTSIATQLHRDLQSRPFSDTIAQLILNSVPLHLFLAKSPTGEVIWTNTKFDTYRRYPQGPRIKDPFQNVHSSEYNNVITEWTKALRTGSQFTERVRVRRLNDETSYRWFIFRANPLISSTGELLYWIGSFLDVHEQHIAELKTALERETFATDAKYRALANSIPQVVFEAAEYRGLISANQQWELYTGQSLEEAKNLGFAKYIHRDDLKKCGIITPPQVIPEFTSATEFGRILSDAHMSQPPKPERSSEDSTSSPRAQVHGGDLSSEGSRFSRGVTEALQDLVQKGVVTIQCDENGRHSYSTEIRFRSRKGDFRWHLVRLVKVETTDFGNGEASWYGTCTDINDRKILEKELNMAMQKLNREMESKTKFFTNMSHEIRTPLNGILGTIPFILDTNLDSDQRRMLETIQNSSTNLRELVDNILDVSKVEAGKMNILRQWFHVRSTLEDSIDTIASRAIDKGLELNYVFEPDVPSMVFGDRFRIRQILINLIGNAVKFTSQGEIFIRCSIHHDPESKLEKSEFLINFEVIDTGKGFSARDAQQLMQRFSQIENDDAPQHAGSGLGLFLSKQIAEMHGGRLTPTSMEGRGAKFSFYVKVSAAPTQAPQTLESIEKKISTRVSADAAVESSTASQISSSAQSEISPESANSGSFLSTRSGSASTPKSGLSTRHKPVQFSSAVHDAYAAKMNSQGSPLVPASRPGTTEEAKKSDTSERPPHPSTYSVLIICPFDYAREAIKQHIEQVVPLDVPVNVTSILDLDDWKELINNNERPIFTHLVLNLPDVDDIKEIMQNVLQFEAARSPTVVIAADAYMKRGLSDFISEFVSAGRKGFILPKPLKPSTFSAIFDPLSKRELSKDRNQATARAMDDSFKTMSKIVKEMIGNKGHRVLLVEDDETNRAVMLKYLEKVKLRSEVAGNGQECIDMVFSKEPGYYSLIICDIQMPVKDGYETCREIRSWEAKNHFPQIPIMALSANAMTDQIDDAARAGFNDYVTKPIKHNELGQMMMALLEPQATRILLEGRRG